Below is a genomic region from Nitrospirota bacterium.
ATGCATTTGCCTTTGCAATCTTAAGGAGAAACTGCGATGCCCTCGTGCTTGCACCAAGCCTTACCCTTTCGTCCTTTCTCGTTTCATTTATTATTGCTATGAGATAATCGAGAAGACTTCTTTCGACCCTGACGGTGTCAACCTCTTTTTGCATCCTTAATATCTCTCTGCTGTCAACTACAGGAGACATCCTCTCGATTGTCTCGAAATCCATTTGCTCTAAGATAGCTCTCCTTTCGTACTCAGGCGATGGATAACCCAGTCTGAGGTGAAGCATAAACCTATCGAGCTGGCTTTCAGGCAGGGGAAATGTGCCGTGATATTCAAGCGGGTTTTGTGTGGCTATGACCATAAATGGCTCGGGAAGGATATATGTCCTTCTGTCTACCGAAACCCGCCTTTCGTTCATTGCCTCAAGAAGCGCTGACTGGGTCTTTGGATTAGTCCTGTTTATCTCATCCGCAAGAACGATATTCGTAAATATAGGTC
It encodes:
- a CDS encoding MoxR family ATPase; the protein is MRQLMSKEEISVNGTLRALEDRMDSVIRGKRNAIRMAITTLLAKGHLLIEDVPGVGKTTLAFTLAKAINCTFQRIQFTSDLLPSDIIGVSIYNAEKKDFEFKQGPIFTNIVLADEINRTNPKTQSALLEAMNERRVSVDRRTYILPEPFMVIATQNPLEYHGTFPLPESQLDRFMLHLRLGYPSPEYERRAILEQMDFETIERMSPVVDSREILRMQKEVDTVRVERSLLDYLIAIINETRKDERVRLGASTRASQFLLKIAKANAYYEGRNYITPEDIKDTAVYVLGHRLILKAKTSIMDSERILEDILKKLPVPV